A stretch of the Ascaphus truei isolate aAscTru1 chromosome 4, aAscTru1.hap1, whole genome shotgun sequence genome encodes the following:
- the LRATD1 gene encoding protein LRATD1, translating into MGNQLDRITHLNYSELPTGDPSGIEKDELRVGVAYFFSDEEEDLDDRGHPERYSVRDPSPSEEEGHLVLNEVEFSAFSCQECIFSKLRGSQDLHVYPIQGLLSFCKPGDLLELLFICPAADPPPPPPPHWAVYVGQGQIIHLHLGEIRKDSLLEVGGGCMGRVVNSWYRYRPLTAELVLQNACGHLGLRSEEICWTNSESFAAWCKFGNREFKGGGEVHSGNLQYFLKLHLEEDNLHTLRFHSLEDLIREKRRVDASGKLRVIKELSMVEGKA; encoded by the coding sequence ATGGGAAATCAACTGGATCGCATCACCCACCTGAATTACAGCGAGCTGCCGACAGGGGACCCCTCCGGGATCGAGAAGGACGAGCTACGGGTCGGGGTGGCTTACTTTTTCTCGGATGAGGAAGAGGACCTGGACGATAGAGGCCACCCGGAGAGATACAGCGTTAGGGATCCCAGCCCCAGCGAGGAAGAGGGGCACCTGGTCCTCAACGAGGTCGAGTTCTCCGCCTTCAGCTGCCAGGAATGCATCTTCTCCAAGCTCAGAGGCAGCCAGGACCTGCACGTCTACCCCATACAGGGCTTGCTGTCATTTTGCAAACCAGGAGACCTGCTGGAACTGCTCTTCATCTGCCCCGCCGCAGATCCCCCACCTCCACCGCCCCCTCACTGGGCAGTTTATGTCGGCCAGGGGCAGATCATCCACTTGCACCTGGGGGAAATCCGCAAGGACAGCTTGTTGGAGGTCGGAGGAGGGTGCATGGGCAGGGTAGTGAATAGCTGGTACAGGTACAGGCCGCTGACTGCCGAGCTAGTCCTGCAAAACGCCTGTGGACACCTTGGCTTGCGAAGCGAGGAGATCTGCTGGACTAACTCTGAGAGCTTTGCAGCCTGGTGCAAGTTTGGCAACAGGGAATTCAAAGGCGGCGGGGAGGTTCACTCAGGGAACCTGCAGTATTTCCTGAAGCTCCACCTAGAGGAGGACAACCTCCACACGCTGAGGTTTCACAGCCTGGAGGACCTGATAAGGGAAAAACGCAGGGTGGACGCTAGTGGCAAACTGAGAGTCATCAAAGAGCTATCTATGGTGGAGGGGAAAGCATAA